From the Lathyrus oleraceus cultivar Zhongwan6 chromosome 4, CAAS_Psat_ZW6_1.0, whole genome shotgun sequence genome, one window contains:
- the LOC127074292 gene encoding tobamovirus multiplication protein 2A produces the protein MACRGCWECVLKLLNSLLTITGLAMVGYGIYLLVQFGKAPDNSLNVATVSDDQTYVLLGRPMLMALPLSNNFFDDLPKAWFIYLFIGVGVVLFVISCFGCIASLTRNGCCLSCYSVLVVLLILAELGCAAFIFFDKNWKEEIPRDKTGNFNMLYDFLRENWTIVKWVALGIVIFEALLFILALIVRAANRPADYDSDEEFINPRQQARQPLLSRPAGPAPGVPVTGTVDPRSNRNDAWSARMREKYGLDTSEFTYNPSESHRFQQVNPQPTEERSRCTIM, from the exons ATGGCTTGTAGGGGTTGTTGGGAATGTGTTTTGAAGCTTTTGAACAGCTTACTGACCATTACTGGTCTAGCAATGGTGGGATATGGGATTTATCTGCTGGTTCAATTCGGTAAAGCTCCGGATAACTCTCTGAATGTTGCTACTGTCAGTGATGATCAAACTTATGTTCTACTTGGCCGACCCATGCTTATGGCGTTGCCTCTTTCCAACAACTTTTTTGATGATTTGCCTAAGGCCTG GTTTATTTACTTATTCATCGGAGTTGGCGTAGTTCTCTTTGTTATTTCTTGTTTTGGCTGTATTGCATCTTTGACACGGAATGGGTGCTGCCTGAGTTGT TATTCGGTTTTGGTGGTTTTACTGATCTTAGCAGAGCTTGGATGTGCAGCCTTTATATTTTTTGACAAAAACTGGAAAGAG GAAATTCCAAGGGACAAAACTGGAAATTTTAATATGCTATATGATTTTTTGAGAGAGAACTGGACTATTGTGAAATGGGTTGCGCTTGGAATTGTTATCTTTGAG GCTCTTCTTTTCATCTTAGCCCTTATTGTTCGGGCTGCGAATAGGCCAGCAGATTACGATAGTGATGAAGAGTTTATTAATCCAAGGCAGCAAGCCCGTCAGCCTTTGCTCAGTAGACCAGCAGGCCCTGCACCAGGTGTGCCAGTTACTGGCACAGTTGACCCACGTTCCAACAGAAATGATGCATGGAGTGCAAGGATGAGGGAGAAG TATGGTCTGGATACATCGGAATTCACATACAACCCGTCTGAGTCACACAGGTTCCAGCAAGTAAACCCACAACCAACTGAAGAGAGGAGCCGTTGTACCATAATGTGA